Proteins encoded by one window of Mastacembelus armatus chromosome 23, fMasArm1.2, whole genome shotgun sequence:
- the sypl1 gene encoding synaptophysin-like protein 1 translates to MMTGFRLNLSPLKEPLGFVKVVEWLTAIFAFGSSGGFSGSNVVSVFCGDGRNETLHANFHYPFRLSQVPLVEGNTTICNHSVTTTHMVGDSASSAEFFVGIAVVCFLYSMVALLVYLGYMHVYKDSDFGPIFDFVITAILVFLWLVCSSAWAKGLQNVKDATDTDGISATLALCKGSNITCEVTEFANIRTLNISVVFGYLNMFLWAINAWFVYKETRWHSQKFTSQSGQARQQVPAPI, encoded by the exons ATGATGACCGGGTTTCGGCTCAACTTGTCGCCGCTGAAGGAGCCCCTAGGTTTCGTCAAAGTGGTGGAGTGG CTCACGGCCATATTTGCTTTTGGGAGCAGTGGCGGGTTCTCAGGGAGTAACGTCGTATCTGTCTTCTGTGGCGATGGCAGAAATGAAACACTCCATGCCAACTTTCACTACCCATTTAG GTTAAGCCAGGTCCCGCTCGTCGAGGGAAACACCACTATTTGTAACCACTCTGTCACGACGACACACATGGTGGGAGACTCGGCCTCCTCAGCTGAGTTCTTTGTAGGCATCGCTGTCGTCTGCTTCCTGTACAGCATGGTGGCTCTGTTGGTTTATTTAGGCTACATGCACGTCTACAAAGACTCTGACTTTGGACCCATTTTT GACTTTGTGATCACAGCGATCCTGGTCTTCCTGTGGCTGGTGTGTTCGTCGGCCTGGGCGAAGGGCCTGCAGAATGTGAAGGACGCCACGGACACAGATGGCATCAGCGCCACGCTGGCACTCTGCAAAGGCAGCAACATCACCTGTGAGGTCACGGAGTTCGCCAACATTCGGACCCTCAACATCTCTGTG GTGTTTGGCTACCTCAACATGTTTTTGTGGGCGATCAACGCCTGGTTTGTGTACAAGGAGACTCGCTGGCACTCCCAGAAATTTACTTCCCAGTCTGGACAAGCAAGGCAACAAGTTCCTGCACCCAtctaa